A stretch of [Clostridium] innocuum DNA encodes these proteins:
- the murC gene encoding UDP-N-acetylmuramate--L-alanine ligase → MHYHFIGIKGSGMASLATIVADRGDEVSGSDIEKYIFTQQPLEERHIPITSFSADNIHEGDTVIIGNAFNESNPEVKKALAMDTVKTYWYHEFLGSLAKEYTSISVAGTHGKTTTTGMLSHVMSLAAPTGYLIGDGTGEMPKDSRYFVLESCEYQRHFLAYKPEYAIITNIELDHVDYYKDMEDYCDAFEAFANQIQKGVVLFGDDAAVRSLHVKTEHLYYGLKDHNDVQAVHVKQHEDGMQFDVLYRKKLFAHFDLPFVGKPLLWNSLGVIAIGIMEGLSGELLQEGLQSFPGVKRRFTIEENGDNVYIDDYAHHPTAVKYMIEAARIKYPGKKVIALFKPDRYSRIYYFMDRFAEELNQADEVYLCHFPENAAREDGIDITISDLADKCEKATVINEDEEAARMLAQRGPAVYLFMSSKDIYKLKNIVKTFQ, encoded by the coding sequence ATGCATTATCATTTCATTGGAATTAAAGGGAGCGGGATGGCATCTCTTGCGACGATCGTTGCAGATCGCGGAGATGAGGTCAGCGGTTCCGATATTGAAAAATATATATTTACCCAGCAGCCACTGGAGGAGCGTCATATTCCGATTACGTCATTTTCCGCAGATAATATTCATGAGGGAGATACCGTGATTATCGGAAATGCTTTTAATGAATCCAATCCGGAGGTGAAAAAAGCCCTGGCTATGGATACTGTGAAAACCTACTGGTATCATGAGTTCCTCGGCAGTCTTGCGAAGGAATACACATCGATATCCGTAGCGGGTACACATGGCAAAACGACAACGACCGGCATGCTTTCCCACGTAATGAGTCTGGCGGCGCCAACCGGTTATCTGATTGGTGATGGAACCGGAGAAATGCCGAAGGACAGCCGTTATTTTGTGCTGGAATCCTGTGAGTATCAGCGTCATTTTCTGGCATATAAGCCGGAATATGCCATCATTACCAATATCGAGCTGGATCATGTCGATTATTATAAGGACATGGAGGACTACTGCGACGCATTTGAAGCCTTTGCGAATCAGATTCAAAAGGGTGTCGTGCTCTTCGGAGACGATGCGGCTGTGCGCTCCCTGCATGTGAAAACAGAACATTTATATTACGGCTTAAAGGATCACAACGATGTGCAGGCGGTGCATGTGAAGCAACATGAGGACGGCATGCAGTTTGATGTGCTGTATCGCAAGAAGCTGTTTGCACATTTTGATCTGCCCTTTGTCGGTAAGCCACTGCTGTGGAACAGTCTGGGCGTTATCGCTATCGGTATCATGGAGGGACTGAGCGGGGAATTGCTGCAGGAGGGTCTGCAAAGCTTTCCCGGTGTAAAACGCAGGTTTACAATCGAAGAAAACGGGGATAATGTATATATCGATGATTATGCACATCACCCCACTGCAGTGAAATATATGATCGAGGCGGCACGCATCAAGTATCCGGGGAAGAAGGTAATTGCCCTGTTCAAGCCGGATCGCTATTCCCGTATCTATTATTTCATGGATCGCTTTGCGGAAGAGCTGAATCAGGCGGATGAAGTGTATCTGTGTCATTTTCCGGAGAATGCCGCAAGAGAAGACGGTATTGATATCACGATTTCGGACCTTGCGGATAAATGTGAGAAGGCGACTGTCATCAATGAGGATGAGGAAGCGGCAAGAATGCTTGCACAGCGCGGTCCGGCCGTATATCTGTTTATGAGCAGCAAGGATATATACAAATTAAAAAATATTGTAAAAACTTTTCAATAG
- a CDS encoding histidine kinase, whose protein sequence is MGLDQLLELTSSVASKALPICGVVVLIFLAVFVKHLIVLLKNANDAVVKMSKTLETTNRQLETLDKPLNTLNELSETVDCVHEASKHAVRSTLVAVIENFSSIKDWVFAGMKKEDDHDEEDGVSE, encoded by the coding sequence ATGGGTTTAGATCAATTATTGGAATTAACAAGCAGTGTCGCCAGCAAGGCATTGCCGATCTGTGGTGTTGTTGTGCTTATTTTCCTCGCTGTTTTTGTAAAGCATCTGATTGTACTGCTGAAAAATGCGAATGATGCCGTTGTGAAAATGTCAAAGACGCTGGAAACGACAAACCGGCAATTAGAAACACTGGACAAGCCGCTGAATACGCTGAATGAGCTGAGTGAAACGGTAGATTGTGTTCATGAGGCGAGCAAGCATGCGGTACGTTCCACTCTGGTAGCTGTCATAGAGAATTTTTCTTCCATCAAGGACTGGGTGTTTGCCGGTATGAAGAAGGAAGACGATCATGATGAAGAGGATGGAGTGAGTGAATAA
- a CDS encoding LacI family transcriptional regulator, which yields MKRITIYDVAKEADVSLATVSRVINGSEVVREDTRIKVQEAIEKLGYKPNAIAQGLALQKTTTIALIVPEASYFYTGQIINGLIDVAKIYKYNIMLHTTTEGITEMNDIIENIIKSRVDGVVIFNDKLNKEELNQLTRYQVPIVVIGNKMSDDTVGSVYVDYANLVYEYASGCIKQGKKNIALVEDRKNPQMIKQLLDGLNRAFEEQGMKFESFIQIPKEYRSSYLFLKEYMKQGIRHDVVITYRDSQAMAVMNTAKEAGISIPDEMELICILDSKYNAMARPQISGFKIPDYDLGAVAMRLLTKMLHDENEVTDKEIELSYIYTPRKSTK from the coding sequence ATGAAAAGAATTACGATTTATGATGTAGCAAAGGAAGCCGATGTATCTCTGGCAACAGTATCCCGTGTAATCAACGGTTCAGAGGTCGTGCGTGAGGATACCCGTATCAAGGTACAGGAAGCTATAGAAAAGCTGGGCTACAAGCCGAATGCAATCGCACAGGGACTGGCATTGCAGAAAACCACAACGATTGCGCTGATTGTTCCGGAGGCAAGCTATTTCTATACCGGACAGATCATCAATGGTCTGATCGATGTGGCAAAAATATATAAATACAACATCATGCTGCATACCACAACCGAGGGTATCACGGAGATGAACGATATCATTGAAAATATCATCAAATCCCGTGTGGACGGTGTTGTGATTTTCAATGACAAGCTGAATAAGGAAGAATTGAACCAGCTGACCAGATATCAGGTACCGATCGTTGTCATCGGTAATAAGATGAGTGATGATACCGTGGGCAGCGTCTACGTGGATTATGCGAACCTTGTATATGAATATGCAAGCGGCTGCATCAAGCAAGGCAAGAAAAATATTGCACTGGTGGAGGACCGCAAGAACCCGCAGATGATCAAGCAGCTGCTGGACGGCTTAAACAGAGCATTTGAAGAACAGGGGATGAAATTTGAAAGCTTTATTCAGATTCCAAAGGAATACCGTTCCTCCTATCTGTTCCTGAAGGAATACATGAAGCAGGGAATTCGCCATGATGTCGTGATTACCTATCGTGATTCCCAGGCGATGGCCGTGATGAATACTGCAAAGGAAGCAGGTATCAGTATTCCGGATGAAATGGAATTGATCTGTATTCTGGACAGCAAATACAATGCAATGGCACGTCCGCAGATTTCCGGATTTAAGATTCCGGATTATGATTTAGGAGCTGTGGCAATGCGTCTGTTGACAAAGATGCTGCACGATGAAAACGAAGTTACCGATAAGGAAATCGAGCTGAGCTATATCTATACACCGAGAAAATCTACAAAATAG
- a CDS encoding tyrosine--tRNA ligase, which yields MKLFDELKYRGLINDVTSPQLEEKLNNGGLTFYIGTDPTGDSLHIGHYSSLLCAKRLKEHGHHPIMLVGGATGFIGDPKASGERNMLTKEVLEHNYQCLSKQIEALFGFEMVNNLDWTKDISVIDFLRDYGKYFNVNYMINKETVKRRLDAGISYTEFSYMILQALDFLHLYEDKGCTLQLGGQDQWGNITSGLELIRKKHGADVECYGLTMPLITKADGTKFGKSESGTVWLDKHKTSAYEMYQFLVNSEDEKVIDYLKKLTFLSKEEIDALEEKVKTEPHFREAQKTLAKEVVTFLHGEEEYNKALKITNALFKGNIKELDAGELQDALKGFEAAEIADELTLTDTLVQAGIASSKREAREWINQGSIQINGDKVKDVEFIVSSKNAISKGRTLIKKGKRNYFVISQK from the coding sequence ATGAAATTATTTGATGAATTGAAATACCGCGGACTGATCAATGATGTGACAAGTCCACAGCTGGAAGAGAAACTGAACAACGGAGGACTGACCTTCTATATCGGAACCGATCCGACCGGTGATTCCCTGCATATCGGACACTACTCCTCTTTGCTGTGTGCAAAACGATTAAAGGAGCATGGGCACCACCCAATCATGCTGGTTGGAGGCGCAACCGGATTTATCGGTGATCCGAAGGCAAGCGGTGAACGCAATATGCTGACAAAGGAAGTGCTGGAGCACAATTACCAGTGTCTGAGCAAGCAGATTGAAGCGCTGTTCGGCTTTGAAATGGTCAATAATCTGGATTGGACAAAGGATATTTCCGTGATTGATTTCCTGCGGGATTATGGAAAATACTTCAATGTCAACTACATGATCAACAAGGAAACGGTAAAACGCCGTCTGGATGCCGGTATCAGCTATACGGAATTCTCCTACATGATTTTACAGGCACTGGACTTTTTACATCTGTATGAGGATAAGGGGTGTACACTGCAGCTTGGCGGACAGGATCAGTGGGGAAATATCACAAGCGGTCTGGAGCTGATTCGCAAGAAGCATGGTGCGGATGTGGAGTGCTATGGACTGACGATGCCGCTGATTACCAAGGCTGACGGTACGAAATTTGGAAAGAGTGAGTCCGGTACGGTATGGCTGGATAAACATAAAACAAGTGCGTATGAAATGTATCAGTTCCTCGTAAATTCCGAGGATGAAAAGGTAATTGATTACCTGAAGAAGCTGACCTTCCTGAGCAAGGAGGAAATCGACGCACTGGAGGAAAAGGTGAAAACCGAGCCGCATTTCAGAGAGGCACAGAAAACACTGGCGAAAGAGGTTGTTACCTTCCTGCATGGGGAGGAGGAATACAACAAGGCGTTAAAAATCACCAACGCGCTGTTTAAGGGAAATATCAAGGAGCTGGATGCAGGAGAGCTGCAGGATGCTTTGAAGGGCTTTGAAGCCGCGGAAATTGCTGATGAGCTGACTCTGACGGATACACTGGTGCAGGCCGGTATTGCAAGCAGCAAGCGGGAAGCCAGAGAATGGATCAATCAGGGCTCTATTCAGATCAACGGGGATAAGGTGAAGGATGTGGAGTTTATCGTATCCTCTAAAAATGCCATCTCGAAGGGACGTACACTGATCAAAAAGGGAAAACGGAATTATTTTGTGATTTCACAGAAATAG
- a CDS encoding dipicolinate synthase subunit B, which produces MENKRILFGICGSFCNHAAVLEQLTALCERNDVTAVVSENVYTCSTRFFDKDVFLGKVKDVTKHDIIHTIVEAEKVGPANAYDIMVIAPMTATVAAKMAHGIYDHPVTLSAKAMIRNQRNIVFGIATNDGLGISGVNIFSLINMKHFYIIPFRQDAPFSKERSIVSDWELMEQTMDQALNDRQLQPILLGGR; this is translated from the coding sequence ATGGAAAATAAACGCATTCTGTTCGGTATCTGCGGCTCTTTCTGTAACCATGCGGCAGTTCTCGAGCAGCTGACAGCACTGTGTGAGCGCAACGATGTGACGGCTGTCGTCAGTGAAAATGTATATACGTGCTCCACCCGTTTTTTCGATAAGGACGTATTCCTGGGAAAAGTAAAGGATGTGACAAAACACGACATCATCCATACAATCGTGGAAGCAGAGAAAGTTGGGCCGGCAAACGCATATGATATAATGGTGATTGCACCCATGACAGCCACTGTTGCAGCAAAGATGGCACATGGTATTTACGATCATCCGGTTACACTGTCTGCAAAGGCCATGATTCGCAATCAGCGGAATATCGTATTCGGCATCGCGACGAATGACGGTCTGGGAATCAGCGGGGTGAATATCTTTTCTCTGATCAATATGAAGCATTTTTATATCATACCGTTTCGACAGGATGCCCCTTTTTCCAAGGAGCGAAGCATTGTGTCCGACTGGGAGCTGATGGAGCAGACGATGGATCAGGCCTTAAACGACAGACAGCTGCAGCCAATCTTACTGGGAGGCAGATAA
- the dapA gene encoding 4-hydroxy-tetrahydrodipicolinate synthase, which produces MKKLMVALVTPFTRDNKVDYKSMDRILHRLLKEGCDGFIVCGTTAETPTLSHNEKLSILRHVIKRVKHRAEIWYGCGSNDTAATILACREAQKEAIDGVLIVTPYYSKPNAAGLYAHYDAVASAVDTNIMLYNVPSRTGVELTYETVHALIEKHRNITALKQACSNLDMVRRLKQQHPNFLIYSGEDGFFDEGLDAGMDGLISVMGHVCMKELRIFCDDERVDNRMRRRLYELASLTFTEASPAPVKYMLHLQDECENILRLPLVAVSEAAENRIQEYFTKNRHRLKD; this is translated from the coding sequence ATGAAAAAACTGATGGTTGCTTTGGTTACACCGTTTACCAGGGATAACAAAGTGGACTACAAATCGATGGACCGCATCCTTCACCGGCTTTTGAAGGAGGGGTGCGACGGCTTCATCGTATGCGGGACAACGGCAGAAACACCGACACTCTCTCATAACGAGAAGCTTTCCATTCTTCGCCATGTCATCAAACGCGTGAAGCATCGCGCAGAGATATGGTATGGCTGCGGCAGCAATGATACAGCTGCGACGATTCTGGCATGCAGGGAGGCGCAGAAGGAGGCAATTGACGGTGTATTGATTGTAACGCCGTATTACAGCAAGCCGAATGCCGCCGGGCTGTATGCCCATTATGACGCAGTTGCTTCTGCTGTGGATACGAACATCATGCTGTATAACGTACCATCGAGAACCGGGGTGGAGCTTACCTATGAAACCGTACATGCCCTTATTGAGAAGCACAGGAACATAACAGCATTAAAGCAGGCCTGTTCCAATCTGGATATGGTGCGCAGGCTGAAGCAGCAGCATCCGAATTTTCTGATTTACAGCGGGGAGGACGGCTTCTTCGATGAGGGTCTTGATGCCGGTATGGATGGACTTATCTCCGTCATGGGTCATGTATGCATGAAGGAGCTGCGGATTTTCTGCGATGATGAGCGCGTCGATAACAGAATGCGCAGGAGGCTCTATGAGCTGGCGTCTTTGACATTTACAGAAGCATCGCCGGCACCGGTGAAATATATGCTGCATCTGCAGGATGAGTGTGAAAATATCCTGCGATTGCCACTGGTCGCTGTCAGTGAAGCAGCAGAAAACAGAATTCAGGAGTATTTTACGAAAAATCGACACCGACTGAAGGATTGA
- a CDS encoding sporulation protein Cse60, with protein sequence MVQIKVFDEEHEDDLTEAVNVWLQEHADIRLLDIKFSTAVSDFEEEQIYCFSAMVIFST encoded by the coding sequence ATGGTACAGATCAAGGTGTTTGATGAGGAGCATGAGGATGATTTGACAGAGGCGGTCAATGTCTGGCTTCAGGAGCATGCGGATATCCGTCTGCTGGATATAAAGTTCTCAACAGCCGTGAGTGATTTTGAAGAGGAACAGATTTACTGTTTCAGTGCGATGGTGATTTTCAGCACATAG
- a CDS encoding DUF1540 domain-containing protein: protein MQKKTEILCSVHNCVYNKDACCNAETISVCCDNCVHPNDCHETECKSFRCRCTK from the coding sequence ATGCAGAAAAAAACCGAAATTTTATGCAGCGTACACAATTGTGTTTATAACAAGGATGCATGCTGTAACGCAGAAACCATCAGCGTATGCTGTGATAACTGTGTTCATCCAAATGATTGTCACGAAACGGAATGCAAATCCTTCCGCTGCAGATGTACAAAATAA
- a CDS encoding ABC transporter substrate-binding protein, with protein sequence MKKTIGMLCMLLVTLGFVSGCQGRQEASSSDKTITVRDAKGEVAIPAEPKRIVDLSGNSDILSLLGYSVAGTANSDAYDYTQLPTYLQEPLQGAKILGYSMQDTMDIEGILELHPDLIIISGVQEKMYEQLKKIAPTLMVELAQTDWRQDVNTFARMMQQEDRAASWLKSYDEKAKKAGAAVRKANGEDTTYLALLASGGQLFVFDAAGIGSVLYEDMGLKKPANMPRQDSISLPVISYEGLADLDADHLIVVGTDADMKALKKNSIYKSMQAVKNNRVLELPSSPYFNIGYSSIGRDVFLDEVQSLLVK encoded by the coding sequence ATGAAAAAGACAATCGGGATGCTTTGTATGCTTCTTGTGACACTTGGCTTTGTGAGCGGGTGCCAAGGCAGACAGGAGGCATCTTCAAGCGATAAAACAATAACGGTAAGGGATGCGAAGGGAGAGGTGGCAATTCCGGCAGAGCCGAAGCGTATCGTTGATCTAAGCGGAAATAGTGATATTTTATCTCTGCTAGGATATTCCGTTGCCGGTACGGCAAATTCGGATGCCTATGATTACACCCAATTGCCAACCTATCTTCAGGAGCCGTTACAGGGTGCGAAAATTCTTGGCTACAGTATGCAGGATACCATGGACATCGAGGGTATCCTGGAACTCCATCCGGATTTGATCATTATCTCTGGCGTGCAGGAAAAAATGTATGAGCAGCTGAAAAAAATTGCGCCGACGCTTATGGTGGAGCTGGCACAGACAGACTGGCGGCAGGATGTGAATACCTTTGCCCGTATGATGCAGCAGGAGGACCGTGCTGCATCATGGCTGAAGAGCTATGATGAAAAAGCGAAGAAGGCCGGCGCTGCCGTACGCAAGGCGAATGGTGAGGATACCACCTATCTGGCGCTGCTGGCAAGCGGGGGACAGCTGTTTGTATTTGATGCAGCTGGTATCGGAAGTGTTCTCTATGAAGATATGGGCCTGAAGAAGCCTGCCAATATGCCGCGGCAGGATTCCATCAGTCTTCCCGTTATTTCCTATGAGGGACTGGCGGATCTGGATGCCGATCATCTTATCGTTGTCGGTACGGATGCTGATATGAAGGCCCTGAAAAAGAATAGCATCTATAAATCAATGCAGGCAGTGAAAAACAACAGAGTGCTTGAACTGCCATCGAGTCCGTATTTCAATATCGGATACAGCAGTATCGGAAGAGACGTGTTTCTGGATGAGGTTCAAAGCCTGCTGGTAAAGTAA
- a CDS encoding iron ABC transporter permease, which translates to MRKRILIATASGILLLLLGIVLSVLAGAKDIPFDDVLHALFDYQGTLHDQLIRDVRLPRALSALLTGGLLAASGVMMQGILRNPIAEPSILGITQGSVMFVAIAPMLPLLTAAGNFWTALAGAGFSGLLVFLFAVKYAGHPDVSRILLAGSALSIFFLSAASLSALIQNRSQELAFWIAGGFRQADWGAVIGLGIVTLVCMGSFLLLSGKVNLLSLGDEAAISLGIDAAGLKKKVILVMIPLCAMCVAVAGNIGFVGLFVPHILRSMLSRDIRHTLPLSFLFGSVLMVFSDIAARTLSAPYELPVGLFTALLGIPVFLLLVRKECG; encoded by the coding sequence ATGCGCAAGAGGATTCTGATAGCGACGGCAAGCGGCATTCTGCTGTTGCTTCTTGGCATTGTCTTATCGGTTCTGGCGGGAGCGAAGGATATTCCATTCGATGATGTCCTGCATGCTCTGTTCGATTATCAGGGAACGCTTCATGATCAGCTGATTCGCGATGTGCGTCTGCCGCGTGCGCTGAGTGCCTTACTGACGGGAGGACTGCTTGCAGCCAGCGGTGTAATGATGCAGGGAATTTTGCGTAATCCGATTGCAGAGCCATCCATTCTCGGTATCACGCAGGGCTCGGTTATGTTTGTGGCAATCGCCCCCATGCTTCCTTTGCTTACTGCGGCTGGTAATTTCTGGACAGCACTTGCAGGTGCCGGCTTCAGTGGTCTTCTGGTGTTTCTGTTTGCTGTTAAATATGCCGGACATCCGGATGTATCGCGTATCCTTCTGGCGGGCAGTGCTCTGAGCATTTTCTTTCTATCTGCGGCTTCCCTGAGTGCACTTATACAAAATCGCTCGCAGGAGCTGGCCTTCTGGATTGCCGGAGGCTTTCGGCAGGCCGACTGGGGTGCCGTCATCGGTTTGGGGATTGTCACGCTTGTCTGTATGGGCAGCTTTCTGCTGCTGAGCGGTAAGGTCAATCTTCTTTCCCTCGGTGATGAAGCTGCCATTTCCCTTGGCATTGATGCTGCCGGATTAAAAAAGAAGGTCATACTGGTGATGATTCCGCTTTGTGCAATGTGCGTGGCAGTTGCCGGCAATATCGGCTTTGTCGGACTGTTTGTTCCGCATATTCTGCGCAGCATGCTCTCGCGGGACATTCGTCATACACTCCCTCTCAGCTTTTTGTTTGGAAGTGTGCTTATGGTGTTTTCCGATATTGCTGCCAGAACACTGAGTGCGCCCTATGAGCTGCCGGTCGGCTTGTTTACTGCCCTGCTGGGAATACCTGTGTTTTTGCTGCTGGTGAGAAAGGAGTGCGGCTGA
- a CDS encoding iron ABC transporter permease, whose product MRKRFWIIGFCLFVLLAAAALSIMVGSFAISPSDVLRTLLGGGSSTHAFAVFQIRLPRIVLAILVGSALGVSGAILQGITKNPLAEPGMIGINAGSALFVVLWISYGANAYYSSLSNVKVLFMPLLAIAGAFCTTAFLYAYSWRKGIRPIRFLLTGVGVNAGITAVISFYQLQMSRGDYNQVLMWTNGSLWGSSWRYILVSAPLILFLTGLVWTHSRTLDILSLGDEGATALGVSTRRTRILFLAASAALAALATAVAGNIAFLGLLGPQIALRITGMRHRLLLPLAALNSSILLVVADMLARNLFSPLEIPTGILVSMIGIPYFIYLMMKLDRR is encoded by the coding sequence ATGCGTAAACGATTTTGGATAATTGGTTTTTGTTTGTTCGTACTGCTTGCTGCCGCTGCACTTTCCATCATGGTCGGCAGCTTTGCAATCAGCCCTTCCGACGTATTGCGGACGCTGCTGGGCGGGGGAAGCAGCACCCATGCATTTGCAGTCTTTCAGATACGGCTTCCGCGTATCGTACTTGCGATTCTTGTTGGAAGTGCGCTCGGTGTATCCGGCGCCATACTACAGGGAATTACGAAAAATCCGCTTGCAGAGCCCGGTATGATCGGTATCAATGCGGGCAGTGCACTGTTTGTGGTCTTGTGGATTTCGTATGGAGCGAACGCATACTACAGCTCCCTTTCCAATGTAAAGGTGCTGTTCATGCCGCTGCTTGCCATAGCCGGAGCATTTTGCACTACGGCCTTTCTATATGCGTATTCATGGCGCAAGGGAATCCGCCCGATTCGCTTTTTACTCACCGGTGTCGGTGTCAATGCAGGAATTACCGCAGTGATCAGCTTTTATCAGCTGCAAATGAGCAGAGGAGATTATAATCAGGTGCTGATGTGGACCAACGGCTCCTTGTGGGGAAGCAGCTGGCGTTATATTCTTGTCAGTGCACCGCTCATTCTGTTCCTTACAGGGCTGGTATGGACACACAGCAGAACGCTGGACATCCTTTCGCTTGGTGATGAAGGGGCAACAGCACTAGGCGTATCTACCCGGCGGACACGGATACTGTTTCTGGCAGCCAGTGCGGCGCTTGCGGCTCTGGCAACGGCTGTGGCAGGAAATATTGCGTTTCTGGGACTGCTGGGTCCCCAGATTGCACTGCGTATTACCGGTATGCGGCATCGCCTGCTGCTTCCGCTTGCAGCACTGAACAGCTCCATACTGCTGGTTGTTGCGGATATGCTGGCCAGAAATCTGTTTTCACCGCTGGAGATTCCGACAGGAATTCTGGTCTCCATGATCGGCATCCCCTATTTTATTTATCTGATGATGAAACTCGACAGGAGGTAG
- a CDS encoding ABC transporter ATP-binding protein, translating into MLEVHNLYAGYDGRNILQDVSLQIPEGKITMMIGPNGCGKSTLLKTMAGIITPQKGEVLLDGVSLKGMKRRQVAKRLALLPQSPLVPEGLRVRELVQYGRFPYQKTMRSLNRQDLEIVAWAMKKTGVLVHADAYVNELSGGQRQRVWIAMALAQKTGILLLDEPTTYLDIAHQLEILELLRDLNREEQTTIILVIHDLNQAAKFADHVIGMKQGRALYCGKAQEVIREQQLLQLYDIHAKIVQDEEHGYPICMDYALHKHTDILEH; encoded by the coding sequence ATGCTAGAAGTACACAATCTGTATGCCGGATATGATGGGCGCAATATCCTGCAGGATGTCAGCCTGCAGATACCGGAGGGGAAAATCACGATGATGATCGGTCCAAACGGCTGTGGGAAATCAACGCTTTTAAAGACGATGGCCGGTATCATCACGCCGCAGAAGGGAGAGGTTTTGCTGGATGGTGTTTCCCTGAAGGGAATGAAGCGCAGACAGGTGGCGAAGCGACTTGCCCTTCTTCCGCAGTCTCCGCTGGTTCCGGAAGGTCTGCGAGTACGAGAGCTGGTGCAGTACGGCCGCTTTCCCTATCAGAAAACGATGCGTTCACTGAATCGACAGGATCTTGAGATTGTCGCGTGGGCTATGAAAAAGACCGGAGTTCTTGTGCATGCGGATGCCTATGTCAATGAATTATCCGGCGGGCAGCGGCAGCGTGTGTGGATTGCCATGGCCCTGGCACAGAAAACCGGTATTCTGCTGCTGGATGAGCCGACAACCTATCTGGACATCGCCCATCAGCTGGAAATACTGGAACTGCTAAGAGACTTAAACAGGGAGGAGCAGACGACGATCATACTGGTTATCCACGATCTGAATCAGGCCGCAAAATTTGCGGATCATGTGATTGGCATGAAGCAGGGAAGGGCACTATACTGCGGGAAGGCACAGGAGGTTATCCGGGAACAGCAGCTGCTGCAGCTGTATGATATTCATGCGAAAATCGTGCAGGACGAGGAACATGGCTACCCGATTTGCATGGATTATGCACTGCATAAACATACTGATATACTTGAGCATTGA